Part of the bacterium genome, GTTTGAAAAGCTTAAAGAACAACATTTTTTTTATAATTATCTTGAAATAGTCGATAAAAATGACTTAGGGCTAATTTTCGCCTGCACAAAAGTACACCCTGAAACAGGAAAATGTACTGTTTACAAGCAAAGAGCAAGAATTTGCAAAGTTTATCCGCAGGAAGAATTATTTATGATGGGTGGAGAAATTGGCGAAGATTGCGGGTTTTCTTTTGTGCCTATTCAGAGTTTTGAAGAAGTTTTTAAAAAAACAGTAAAGAAGAACTGCCCTGACGATAGCAAAAATTAATAAATTATTC contains:
- a CDS encoding YkgJ family cysteine cluster protein translates to MKIIAEYIKKLHLGFKKFIALKFLGKKYLRTGKCKACGKCCHGIHVRHSKHLIKDEEEFEKLKEQHFFYNYLEIVDKNDLGLIFACTKVHPETGKCTVYKQRARICKVYPQEELFMMGGEIGEDCGFSFVPIQSFEEVFKKTVKKNCPDDSKN